A genomic region of Sander lucioperca isolate FBNREF2018 chromosome 6, SLUC_FBN_1.2, whole genome shotgun sequence contains the following coding sequences:
- the LOC116041540 gene encoding rootletin isoform X1, whose translation MSAAENPDTDSDKLESVIQRLEESVLSEEKRLTVRGSSADAPPTCLPARVREIVTKNLNDSSAGAMSSVMSLQEENRMLQGELARLEDLLAHSRADRDELAIKYSAISERLEQALRFETGDGDHDSPESRSLAQQNLDLRRRLDEEQAAYKRKLTAYQEGQQRQAQLVQKLQAKVLQYKKRCGDLEQMVQERSSELEKHRLSSHSESSNGCHQEESSSNLEDALIRLEEEQQRSSSLSAVNAMLREQLEQASFANEALSQDIRRLTADWTKAREELEQKESDWRREEESFNSYFSTEHSRLLMLWRQVVGFRRHVCELKSATERDLSDMRNELARTSHSAQVSCAGLSATLHTREGGAALALEQEKALRVQLEQKLRERVAEMMNLQTRTDAERSELNVRLSDSVREAERLKGQIEERDREIVILMRRAEEQSDNDETDMQVMRAHTETLLDTLRDIAQTVLSDGESSSEADQDSTGAPLLALIRGFSPHRSSSPRRSSSPPRPSSLAPLPELSALRSAVTNKTLQLQDVRGRLLSAQSSLQQLRKQLSETDLAKRDAEQRNQALQREKDAAQRERETTQREKDRLKQERDTLASEKVSLEKTVQAAQSSNQILQMDCEKLQLTVASTQRERDHEREEKEAAIQERGRAKAETQRIQKQWDQSESRASAQRGELSAVRETHQQWEIERQLLERERVQLAEALARAEGSNAELSMLLNKLQSEDAALRDSLVKMGSMNEGMAQDKTELNNYILQLEEEKALLQAQKREAEKEKLTIRDELVRLEQDRLELDSARITLHQSLQDAELSRVGMETELQSLRAERFKLQEKVTQLCGEVTSLGSELSLAKGDGQRNEVALEEAGRGRADLARDKAALVVQLTASERENAVLSEELAAFRSERESLETSLFEVQQQLVQVESRREQLETENQNLRVRCETAAAELRRVRSDGENVLAQAEREKQALTQTLNAVQLEAQQALRKAISEHQEEVERLVSEKEVVRHSLLMEHEGTLRRLRQEAEDQLHRAGREREELQDELRSLQHDRDQSLLQAETEKQQALSLKEAEKTVLSDRLSTLQAELSARALEAERMSREAAHYKEQEQIRVGALTSELLELRSHLEDAASVHERELQSLRETCTDLQSRADVALKELDQCRASLSANEESRDQLRRDLLDSERRLNQTQDAAENNRREGTELRRSLADVTKERDTLSQSNTQLRETLRSAETERISVKRQCEEKEQRLAVLEENLSSNQKEVAELRSCLREVERSRLEARRELQELRRQLKVLDGEKEQREREVVELQTRLSLEEQREEERGKEVFTLKQKLTEAETARGSLKKELSLTQKRLLESESGWRGCERELTAQLQEARGCEKKMQDEAKNLALRAQVAQDSAAQSSLQLSEAQGRLAATEAELTRAEAGKRDLEFRLSSLQSALTRTLGIGAGGRGGRGRSPGGSSTSPATMSRYHSVSPLRCSLSPPKEFRESTPDNTLGSVSPERGDTPLPLPQPELDPDTLRSDLREFLQELREAQRERDDARCQLGALQRELEELTGQRDSALSRVTHLQNTLQEYQEGKRGLDERLTTTQILLQQQEEVVRRGDRERRVLTDRVKDLERALQASEMDKKHTQDQLNKQRAAEMRLEAERKRLREALEAAEARATRVELGRRSVEGELQRLKLSLGDREADSQASQERHDSLLKQVAEREACVSLLQREVDRLSQALLKAQEGESLLQEKTSSLKKSLQEAAASHSCTQSRLTALQKMLSVAEQDKRLLQERMDEARASLVEGKRNVVTLTERVQSLQSELDQSELRREEVEAELNNTQEVREALRQRSASVADAQRSAQSAQTERAAVEERLRGLQRAVAMLETEKKDAERQAVRLEKDKDALRNTLDKVERQKLKTEEGSMRLSAEKSRLDRSLNTTEQELQEAQQQILMLQTQLAEMEQSQSLCESLVRERDEAQREADRLRTSFRDVERTLGTRERAHRHRVKGLEEQVSTLKEQLQQEMKRRQPSLQSSLLSAGK comes from the exons ATGAGTGCTGCGGAAAACCCAGACACCGACTCCGACAAACTGGAGTCTGTGATACAG AGGCTGGAGGAGAGCGTTCTGTCTGAGGAGAAGAGGCTAACCGTCCGGGGTTCTTCAGCAGACGCCCCCCCTACATGTCTACCTGCACGAGTACGAGAGATTGTTACAAAGAACCTCAACGATAGCT CAGCCGGGGCCATGTCCTCTGTTATGTCCCTCCAGGAGGAGAACCGGATGCTGCAGGGAGAGCTGGCGAGGCTGGAGGACCTGCTGGCACACAGCAGAGCCGACCGAGACGAGCTCGCCATCAAGTACAGTGCAATTAGCGAGAGG CTGGAGCAGGCGCTACGTTTTGAGACGGGAGACGGGGACCATGATTCACCGGAGTCACGCAGCCTGGCGCAGCAGAACCTGGATTTACGCCGGCGACTGGATGAGGAGCAGGCGGCCTACAAGCGTAAACTCACTGCGTACCAGGAGGGTCAGCAGAGGCAGGCGCAGCTCGTGCAGAAGTTGCAGGCCAAG GTACTTCAGTACAAAAAGAGGTGTGGGGATCTAGAGCAGATGGTGCAGGAGCGGTCCTCAGAGTTGGAGAAACACAGGTTAAGT AGCCACAGTGAATCCTCAAATGGTTGTCATCAAGAAGAATCAAGCAGCAACCTGGAGGACGCTTTAATCCGTCTGGAGGAAGAACAGCAGAG GAGCAGCAGTTTGTCTGCGGTGAATGCCATGCTGAGAGAGCAGCTAGAGCAGGCCAGTTTTGCCAATGAGGCTCTCAGTCAGGACATCCGCAGGCTCACTGCTGATTGGACGAAGGCCAGGGAGGAATTGGAACAAAAGGAGTCTGactggaggagagaagaggag TCTTTCAACAGTTACTTCAGTACTGAGCACAGTCGACTGCTGATGCTATGGCGGCAAGTAGTCGGGTTTCGGCGGCATGTCTGTGAACTGAAGAGCGCCACTGAAAG GGACCTGTCAGATATGCGTAATGAGCTGGCTCGGACGTCCCACTCTGCTCAGGTGTCTTGTGCAGGTCTGTCTGCCACCCTGCATACCCGGGAGGGAGGAGCAGCTCTGGCCCTGGAGCAGGAGAAAGCTCTGCGGGTTCAGCTCGAGCAGAAGCTGAGAGAACGAGTGGCAGAGATGATGAATCTTCAGACCAGAACAGACGCAGAGAGAAGTGAGCTCAACGTCAG GTTGTCAGATTCAGTGCGAGAGGCTGAGAGACTAAAGGGCCAAattgaagagagagacagagaaattgTCATACTGATGAGGAGGGCTGAG GAGCAGAGTGACAACGATGAGACTGACATGCAGGTGATGAGAGCTCACACTGAGACATTGTTGGACACTCTGCGGGACATCGCTCAG ACTGTTTTGTCCGATGGAGAGTCGTCATCCGAGGCAGACCAGGACAGCACCGGGGCTCCGCTGCTAGCATTGATCCGTGGCTTCTCCCCTCACCGCTCCTCCTCTCCTCGCAGGTCGTCCTCTCCCCCTCGGCCCTCCTCGCTGGCTCCTCTCCCTGAGCTGTCAGCTCTGCGCTCTGCAGTCACAAACAAGACGCTCCAGCTGCAG GATGTTCGAGGGCGTCTGCTTTCTGCCCAGTCCTCGCTTCAACAGTTGCGCAAGCAGCTTTCAGAGACTGATTTGGCTAAAAGAGATGCAGAACAGCGAAACCAAGCTCTGCAGAGAGAAAAGGATGCTGctcagagagaaagggagacaaCACAGCGAGAGAAGGACCGTCTGAAGCAGGAGAGAGACACACTGGCCAG TGAGAAGGTGAGCTTGGAGAAGAcagtgcaggcagcacagagcAGCAACCAGATCCTACAGATGGACTGTGAGAAGCTCCAGCTGACCGTGGCGTCCACACAGCGAGAGCGAGATcacgagagggaggagaaggaggccGCCATTCAGGAGAGAGGGCGGGCAAAGGCAGAGACTCAGAGGAT ACAAAAGCAGTGGGATCAGAGTGAGAGTCGAGCCTCGGCTCAGCGTGGAGAGCTGTCTGCAGTGAGGGAGACTCACCAGCAGTGGGAGATTGAGCGGCAGCTGCTGGAGCGAGAGAGAGTCCAACTCGCTGAAGCACTTGCTCGG GCTGAGGGCAGTAACGCAGAGCTCTCTATGCTGCTCAACAAGCTGCAGTCTGAGGATGCAGCTCTCAGGGACTCTCTGGTCAAAATGGGAAGCATGAATGAGGGAATGGCCCAGGACAAAACTGAACTTAACAACTACATTCTCCAG CTGGAGGAAGAGAAGGCCCTCCTGCAGGCTCAGAAACGGGAGGCGGAGAAAGAGAAGTTGACCATAAGAGATGAGCTGGTCCGGTTGGAGCAGGACCGGCTGGAGCTGGACTCTGCCCGCATCACGCTTCACCAGTCACTGCAGGACGCCGAGCTTAGCCGGGTGGGGATGGAGACAGAGCTCCAGAGTCTCAGGGCTGAGAGATTTAAGCTGCAGGAGAAAGTCACCCAG CTTTGTGGTGAGGTGACCTCTCTGGGATCAGAGTTGAGTCTTGCCAAAGGAGATGGCCAGAGAAACGAGGTGGCATTAGAGGAAGCCGGTCGCGGTCGGGCAGACCTGGCCCGGGACAAAGCAGCGCTGGTGGTCCAGCTGACGGCGTCTGAGAGAGAAAACGCCGTTCTGTCAGAGGAACTGGCTgctttcag GTCGGAGCGGGAGTCCCTGGAAACCAGTCTGTTCGAGGTGCAGCAGCAGCTTGTTCAGGTGGAGTCTCGTAGGGAGCAGCTGGAGACGGAGAACCAAAACCTTCGAGTCCGCTGTGAGACTGCAGCAG CTGAACTGAGGCGTGTACGCTCGGATGGGGAGAATGTGTTGGCCcaggctgagagagagaaacaggctCTGACTCAGACTCTAAATGCTGTACAGCTAGAGGCCCAGCAGGCTTTACGCAAGGCCATCTCCGAACatcaggaggaggtggagaggcTGGTCTCAGAAAAG GAAGTGGTGCGGCACAGCCTGTTGATGGAGCATGAGGGCACTCTGAGGAGGCTCCGGCAGGAGGCGGAGGATCAGCTCCACAGAGccgggagagaaagagaggagctgcaggatGAACTGAGGAGTCTCCAGCATGACAGAGATCAGAGTCTGCTGCAGGCAGAGACTGAGAAACAACAG GCCCTTTCTCTGAAGGAGGCAGAGAAAACCGTTTTGTCTGACAGGTTGTCCACCCTGCAGGCTGAGCTGTCAGCTAGAGCCCTGGAGGCCGAGCGGATGTCGAGAGAAGCAGCTCATTACAAAGAGCAGGAGCAG ATCAGAGTTGGGGCTCTGACCAGCGAGCTGCTGGAGCTTCGCTCTCACCTGGAGGATGCAGCTTCTGTTCATGAAAGGGAACTCCAGAGTCTACGGGAGACTTGTACTGATCTTCAGTCACGGGCTGATGTTGCTCTCAAAGAG CTGGATCAGTGCAGAGCTTCTCTCTCAGCTAACGAGGAGAGTCGAGACCAGCTGAGGCGGGACCTGTTGGACAGTGAACGACGTCTCAACCAAACTCAGGACgcagcagaaaacaacagaagagAGGGGACGGAGCTGCGACGCAGCCTCGCTGACGTCACCAAGGAGAGAGACACTCTCAGCCAGTCGAATACTCAGCTGAGAGAAACTCTACGAAGTGCAGAAACGGAGAGAATCAG TGTGAAACGACAGTGTGAGGAGAAGGAGCAGAGGCTGGCTGTGCTGGAGGAGAATCTGTCGTCTAATCAGAAGGAGGTGGCAGAGCTGCGCAGCTGCCTGAGAGAAGTTGAAAGGTCACGACTCGAAGCTCGACGAGAACTCCAGGAGCTCCGCAGACAG CTGAAGGTTCTGGATGGAGAgaaggagcagagagagagggaggtggtGGAGCTGCAGACTCGCCTGTCGCTTGAGGagcaaagagaggaggagagagggaaagaggttTTCACCCTCAAACAGAAGTTAACTGAGGCTGAAACAGCTCGAGGCTCCCTCAAGAAagag CTTTCTTTGACTCAAAAGCGCCTGCTGGAGTCTGAGTCGGGCTGGCGGGGCTGCGAAAGAGAACTGACCGCTCAGCTGCAGGAGGCGCGTGGCTGCGAGAAGAAGATGCAGGATGAAGCCAAGAACTTGGCCCTGCGTGCTCAGGTGGCTCAGGACTCTGCTGCTCAGTCCAGCCTGCAGCTGAGCGAGGCCCAGGGCCGACTGGCCGCCACAGAGGCAGAGCTGACCCGGGCCGAGGCCGGGAAGAGGGACCTGGAGTTTCGTCTGAGCAGCCTTCAGTCGGCACTGACGCGAACGCTGGGTATCGGAGCAGGCGGCAGGGGAGGCAGGGGGAGAAGCCCTGGGGGGAGCTCCACATCACCTGCCACTATGTCACGCTACCACAGCGTTTCGCCCCTGCGCTGCTCGCTGTCCCCTCCTAAAG aatttCGAGAAAGCACCCCTGACAATACTTTAGGCTCAGTGTCTCCTGAGAGAGGGGATACACCGCTGCCTCTCCCCCAGCCAGAGCTGGACCCCGACACACTGCGCAGTGATCTGAGAGAATTCCTCCAGGAGCTGCGtgaggcacagagagagagg GATGATGCTCGATGCCAGCTGGGGGCCCTGCAGCGGGAGCTGGAGGAGCTGACGGGGCAACGAGACTCTGCTCTGAGTCGTGTCACTCACCTACAAAACACCTTACAGGAATACCAAGAAg GGAAGCGTGGACTGGACGAGCGTCTGACCACCACTCAGATTTTGCtccagcagcaggaggaggttgtgaggagaggagacagagagaggagagtacTCACTGACAGGGTGAAGGATTTAGAGCGGGCGCTGCAGGCTTCTGAGATGGATAAAAAACATACACAG GATCAGTTGAATAAGCAGCGTGCTGCTGAGATGCGTCTGGAGGCGGAGAGGAAGCGTCTGCGGGAGGCGCTGGAGGCAGCTGAAGCCCGGGCCaccagggtggagctggggaggcgCAGTGTGGAGGGGGAGCTGCAGAGACTTAAATTGAGTCTGGGAGACCGGGAGGCTGACAGCCAGGCCTCCCAGGAGCGCCATGACTCTCTACTGAAACAG GTGGCAGAAAGAGAAGCCTGTGTGTCTCTGCTCCAGAGAGAGGTGGATAGGCTGAGCCAGGCTCTGCTCAAAGCTCAGGAAGGCGAGTCTTTACTCCAAGAGAAGACCTCTTCCCTCAAAAAGAGCCTTCAGGAGGCAGCGGCTTCTCACAGCTGCACACAGAGTCGTCTGACCGCTCTGCAGAAGATGCTGAGTGTGGCTGAACAGGACAAAAGGCTTCTACAG GAACGAATGGATGAAGCCCGAGCGTCATTAGTGGAGGGGAAAAGGAATGTGGTCACCCTCACTGAGCGCGTGCAAAGCTTGCAGAGTGAGCTGGACCAGAGTGAGCTGAGACGAGAGGAAGTGGAGGCTGAGCTCAACAACACTCAAGAGGTGAGGGAG GCTCTGCGTCAGCGCTCGGCCAGTGTCGCAGATGCTCAGCGCAGCGCCCAGTCAGCTCAAACAGAGCGGGCCGCTGTAGAGGAGCGACTGCGTGGGCTGCAGCGAGCGGTCGCCATGCTTGAGACTGAGAAAAAAGATGCTGAGAGACAGGCTGTGAGGCTGGAGAAAGACAAGGATGCACTGAGGAATACACTGGATAAG GTTGAACGTCAGAAATTGAAGACTGAAGAAGGCAGCATGCGGCTGTCTGCAGAGAAAAGCCGCTTGGATCGCTCTCTGAACACCACTGAACAGGAGCTGCAGGAAGCACAGCAACAAATACTGATGCTGCAG ACTCAGCTGGCTGAGATGGAGCAGTCACAGAGTCTGTGTGAGAGTTTGGTGAGGGAGCGTGACGAGGCCCAGCGGGAGGCGGACAGACTGAGGACCAGCTTCAGGGACGTAGAGCGAACGCTGGGCACCAGAGAACGAGCTCATCGACATAGAGTCAAAGGCCTGGAGGAGCAG GTGTCCACCTTGAAGGAGCAGCTACAACAAGAGATGAAACGGCGGCAACCTTCTCTTCAATCCTCCTTATTGTCGGCAGGAAAGTGA